Proteins from a single region of Haloplanus sp. GDY1:
- a CDS encoding halocyanin domain-containing protein, which yields MGSQRSASRRGFLTAVAGTAATAAAAGTASAQPSFDGWMSDVGNYSEVADATGQDEVTVSVGAQGNGGAYAFEPAAVQVDPGTTVVWEWTGEGQSHNVVAEEGGDFESELTADAGFTFEHTFESEGVAKYFCQPHRALGMKGVVVVGSLPDSGGGGGGGGGGGGGGGGGSTGPAVPDSAKALAVALTSGLVAVLSLAYFFVRYGGDYGEEFESV from the coding sequence ATGGGAAGCCAACGTTCCGCCTCGCGACGCGGGTTTCTGACCGCCGTCGCGGGCACCGCGGCGACGGCGGCCGCGGCCGGCACCGCGTCGGCGCAGCCGTCGTTCGACGGCTGGATGAGCGACGTGGGCAACTACAGCGAGGTTGCCGACGCGACCGGACAGGACGAGGTGACGGTTTCGGTGGGTGCACAGGGCAACGGCGGTGCCTACGCGTTCGAGCCCGCGGCCGTCCAGGTCGACCCCGGGACGACGGTCGTCTGGGAGTGGACGGGCGAGGGCCAGTCACACAACGTCGTCGCCGAGGAGGGCGGTGACTTCGAGAGCGAACTCACCGCCGATGCCGGCTTCACGTTCGAACATACCTTCGAATCCGAGGGCGTCGCGAAGTACTTCTGTCAGCCCCACCGCGCGCTCGGGATGAAAGGCGTAGTCGTCGTCGGCTCCCTCCCCGATTCGGGCGGTGGCGGCGGTGGCGGTGGCGGCGGCGGTGGCGGCGGTGGTGGTGGGAGTACCGGCCCCGCCGTCCCCGACAGCGCGAAGGCCCTCGCCGTGGCACTGACGAGTGGTCTCGTCGCCGTCCTCTCCCTCGCGTACTTCTTCGTCCGGTACGGCGGCGACTACGGCGAAGAGTTCGAGAGCGTCTGA